AAACTGCAACTGCAACTACTTTACAACAGGCGATCGATCAAACTCAAGAACGCAACCGTTTGATAGGACATAATTCTTGGGTAAGTAGTGTCAGTTTCTCTCCCGATGGTCAAATGCTAGCTTCGGCAAGTACTGATACAACTATCAAACTTTGGAATCGGCATGGTAAGTTACTTCACACTTTACGCGGACATAGCGATGGAGTCAATAGTGTGAGTTTCTCTCCTGATGGTCAAATTATTGCTTCGGCAGGTACTGATGCAACTATCAAACTTTGGAGTCGGGATGGCAAGTTGCTGAAAACACTTTCCGGACATAATGATGGAGTTAATAGCGTTGCTTTCTCCCCTGACGGTCAAATGATTGTTTCGGGTAGCGATGATGATTCTATCAAACTCTGGAGTCGGGATGGCAAGTTACTGAAAACTCTCACCGGACACAGCCTAGGTGTAAATAGCGTTACTTTTTCACCTAAAGGTGATATTATCGCTTCTGGTAGCGACGATCGCACAATTAAACTGTGGAGTCTGGATGGTCGCTTGCTAAAAACTTTGAGCGGACATACTGATGAGGTTTTGAGTGTCGCTTGGTCAAAAGATGGACAAACAATTGCTTCTGCTAGTGCTGATAATACCGTAAAACTCTGGAGTCGTGACGGTCGCTTACTTAATACCCTAACTGGACATAACAGCGATGTTAAAAGCGTTAGTTTTTCACCTAACGGTAAAATCATTGCAAGTGCGAGTACTGATAAAACTATCAAACTTTGGAGCTTGGATGGTCAATTGTTGGGGACTTTACAGGGACATAACCATGTAGTCAGTAGCGTTAGTTTTAGTTCAGACGGTCAACTACTTGCTTCCGCTAGCGATGATTATACCATAAGACTTTGGAACCTTGATATCAATGCGCCAAAAACTCTTTTTGGACATAAAGATAGTGTGAATAGCGCTTGGTTTAATCCTCAAGGTAATACCGTTTTCTCGGTCAGCAACGATAAAACGATGAAATTCTGGAGTTTAGACGGTAAGTTGCTAAAATCTATCTCTTCCCCGATTAACGATATTACCAGCATTAGCTTTACCTCAGACGAGAACACGGTGGCGACAGCGAGTGCTGATAATACTATCCAACTGCGAAAACGTGATGGCACTTTGCTTCATATCCTCAAGGGGCATACTGATTGGATAATTAATATGAGCTTCAGCCCTGATGCGAAAATCCTCGCTTCTGCCAGTACTGACAAAACTGTTAAACTTTGGAGTATTGACGGTCGCTTGCTAAATACTCTCAAAGGGCATAACGCTTGGGTGACTAATGTTGAATTCAGCCCAGATGGTGAGCTGTTAGCATCAGCCAGTGCTGACAATACTATCAAACTTTGGAGTCGCGATGGTCGTTTGTTGAAAACTCTTAATGGACACAATGCTAGTGTTTGGGCTTTAACTTTCAGCCCAGATGGTAAGATAATAGCCTCTGGTAGTCAGGATGGTACAGTCAAACTTTGGAGTCGTGACGGTCGCTTGTTGCAAAATTTAACCGGACATACCGATGCGGTTAATAATTTGAGTTTTTCTCCTGACGGGAAAATGATTGCTTCAGCTAGTGATGACGACACCATCAAACTCTGGAGTGTACACAGCGGTATGTTGCTGAGAACTTTCCAGGGACATACTGGTGATGTCAGAAGTGTTAATTTTAGTCCTGATGGTAAGATGATTGTTTCGGCGAGTCAAGACAAAACAGTAAAAATTTGGCAGTTAACGGGGATAGAACTGCAAACATTGAATTTGTCGCAATTATTAAAGCGTGGATGCGATCGCTTGCACGATTATCTGACAACTAACCCCAATCTTAATACAGGCGATCGCAATATCTGCCAATAGCAATTGGGAATTGGTAATTGGGCATTGGGAATTGGTAATTGGTAATTGGTAATTGGGAACGTGCTAATTGGTAATTGGGAATTGGGAACGTGCTAATTGGAAAAAATCCATTACCCATTACCCATTACCCATTCCCCATTACCCATTACCCATTACCCATTACCCATTACCCATTACCCATTACCCATTACCCATTTCCCATTACCCATTAATTCCTAGCATCTGAGCAAGATACGAACGTAATTCCTGCCATCTTTTTGAAATTGCTCCCTGAGTAATACCCAACTCAGCAGCTATCTGGCATTGTTTTTTGCCCTGAATGTATCCTTGCCACAGTTTGACATATCCTCGCTCTGGATAGTGTCTATCTAGTTCAATAATGGCATCTATTATTCTGTTGATAAGATCCGTGCGTTCTAAAGCATCAAATAAATTGAACTTATCAGCGATCGCTTCTGATAGCGGCACATCTGTACCGGGAATGTTTTGATCTAAACTTTGACATATAGATTGCTTTTCTTTGCGAACCAGATCGATGATTTGAAATTTAGCTACGGTAGCTGCCCAACGGTAAAACTCGTTTACTCCTCCTTTCTGAAATTTTCCAGCTTGTGTTGCCTGAAATACTTTTTCATGAGCTGCCTGTACAGCATCTTCCCAGGAACTTGAGGTATTTCTTGTTTGCGATCGGGCTATTCTTTCGACTCTCTGCTGATACTCTGGAGTCTTAAGTAGTTGCTCATATAACAATAAATCTTCTGAAACCATGAGAACCCGTTTTCACTCAATATCAAGTATCGGTTAAATAGATATCTGAGTCAGGTACTTATGCACTGCAACCAATTGAGAAGGTTTTAAATAATTACAAAAAAAAATTTTGGAATTTTGGAATATTTCCCTTTGAGCTTTCGTTAAACATAACAGAGCAAGCAAAATAGCTGACTCTATCAATCAATACTTATAATTCTGGAACCAAGAAAATGAACAAAGCAAGTAAAGTCAAATTTGTGCTTGGCATGATTGCAATGTCTAGCATTGCCGCACTAGCTCCAGCAGCAAATGCTGCAACTTTAAAGTCTAACCAAGCTCTTGGAGACGTTTTGAGTCAAGCCAAATTAAATCTTGACTCACCAACGCAGCAACAAGCAACTTCTACATCACCTTCATTGGAAAAACTCCAACAAGTCGCGCTGAGAAAATCTGATTTACGTTGCGATGGAGGAGGTTCATCAAACGGCGGCGGATGTTGATAAAACTAGCTGAAAGATAACAAGTTTACTTGTGAGTACTTTCGCGCTCACATGGCTAAATAAACGGCGAACCTTCAAGACGAATTCAAAAAGGTTCGCCTTATTTCAATCGTTTTTCTTGCTGTTATTTCCTGTCAAATACTTTTAGTAAAACTATGGATATGAAGCTTTCTCAATACCATGTTGTAACCCAACCTTTTTTTGATGAAATTGAAGAACGCAGTAAGCGTGTTGTTTTTGCCACGCGCACTTCCAGTGTACGTGTTATAGATGAAGTTAGCTGGAAAATGCTTGAAAGCGGAAACTTCGATAATCTACCAAAAGAAACGCTATTTGAACTAGTTGATATTGAACTATTAGTTCCTGCGAATGAAGATGACTTGACAACAATTCTTAATCGAAATGATGCAGCAATACTTGACGATGACATTCTATTTTTTAGTATTCAACCTACAGCAATGTGTCAACTTGGGTGTCATTACTGCGGTCAAGAACATAAAAATAAATTACTTAGTGATGAGTATCAACAACTGTTGATTCAACGTGTTCGTGCTAAACTTGAAGCTAAAAAGGTTAGCAAATTAGCTATTACTTGGTTTGGTGCAGAACCTCTGATTGGACTTCCTGCAATTAGAACACTCACCCCAGAATTGAAGTCATTAGCTGAGAATTTCGGCTGTGAATATGAATCAAAAATCGTTACGAATGGATTGGTACTTACAGAAAAACTAGCTACTGAACTTGTCAAAGACTTAAACGTGAACTGTTTTGAAATCACTCTTGATGGAGTGGCAGAATTTCACGATGTTCGGCGTATGCAAAAGAACGGTATGCCAACTTTCGATAAAATCTTTGCTAATACGATCGCCCTAGCACATCGCCAAGATATCGATCCGAAAATTATTATTCGTTGTAACGTTGACCGTCAAAATTACGAATCTGTATCATCGCTGCTTTTAATGTTAGCCTCAGAAGGTGTACAAGAGCGGATTGAATTTTATGTTGCACCCGTCCATTCTTGGGGTAACGATGCTCATACCCGTTCTCTTTCTCCAGAAGAATTTGCCACTTGGGAAATTAAATGGTTCACCCAAATGCTTCAACTTGGTTTCCCAGTTGGATTCATTCCGGCTCGAAAACCTGTTGTCTGCATGGCTGTAAAGCCACAGTCTGAGCTAGTTGATGCTTACGGTACTGTTTTCAATTGCACTGAGGTTTCCTATGTACCAGCTTATGGTACACCTAATGAGTATGCGATCGAGCATTTATCAGGCAAACCGATGCCTGGAAAACGGGAAAGATTGGGTAACTTTAACGACCGAGTTCGACAAGGAGAATATCCATGT
The window above is part of the Tolypothrix sp. NIES-4075 genome. Proteins encoded here:
- a CDS encoding radical SAM/SPASM domain-containing protein, translated to MKLSQYHVVTQPFFDEIEERSKRVVFATRTSSVRVIDEVSWKMLESGNFDNLPKETLFELVDIELLVPANEDDLTTILNRNDAAILDDDILFFSIQPTAMCQLGCHYCGQEHKNKLLSDEYQQLLIQRVRAKLEAKKVSKLAITWFGAEPLIGLPAIRTLTPELKSLAENFGCEYESKIVTNGLVLTEKLATELVKDLNVNCFEITLDGVAEFHDVRRMQKNGMPTFDKIFANTIALAHRQDIDPKIIIRCNVDRQNYESVSSLLLMLASEGVQERIEFYVAPVHSWGNDAHTRSLSPEEFATWEIKWFTQMLQLGFPVGFIPARKPVVCMAVKPQSELVDAYGTVFNCTEVSYVPAYGTPNEYAIEHLSGKPMPGKRERLGNFNDRVRQGEYPCSSCRMLPVCGGACPKAWQEGLEPCPSAKRNIEQRLLLSYAVSRIEEQMNSSVDAEEVTLVNA
- a CDS encoding RNA polymerase sigma factor, translated to MVSEDLLLYEQLLKTPEYQQRVERIARSQTRNTSSSWEDAVQAAHEKVFQATQAGKFQKGGVNEFYRWAATVAKFQIIDLVRKEKQSICQSLDQNIPGTDVPLSEAIADKFNLFDALERTDLINRIIDAIIELDRHYPERGYVKLWQGYIQGKKQCQIAAELGITQGAISKRWQELRSYLAQMLGING